From the Hippocampus zosterae strain Florida chromosome 13, ASM2543408v3, whole genome shotgun sequence genome, the window AGCACATGAGCAGGCTGATACTTTCCGTCAGTGTGATTTCGTTATCCAGAAAGAAGTAGATGAGCATGAGCAAGCCCACAATGTAGAAGGAGACGTCTCGGAACAGAGGCCACCAGGTGAGGTTCAGCACCTCTTTGGAGAAGATGGCGCACATGCCGATCACAAACAAGATGTTGAAGACGGCCGAGCCAACGATGGTGCCGATGCCCACGTTGCTGTGGGAGACGAAGACCCCTATGACGGAGGTGAACAACTCTGGAGCCGAGCCGCCTGCCGCCATGAAGGTGGCTCCTGCGACATCATCGGAGATCTCCAGCTTTTCGGTAATGACGGTCAGCGCTGGGACAAAGAATTCATCGCACACGATAGCTAAAGCGATAAACATGTACAACATGCCAAACATATGAAACACCACAAAGCCTTGGCGCCTGTCCTCCACGCTAAAGTAGTCTGTTGGGTAGTCCCCGTGATTCATCTCGATTTCTGAGCTTTGCTGGGGCCCGAGGTCGGACGCATTCTGGTGCTCCAGGAGAGTTCTTTGGGGCACCTCTACATCTCCCGAGCCCTCGGATTCAGTCTCAGTGGGCAACCCCGTGGTGACAAGAGACAAGGCACTCCATGAACACACTGTGCATACAACTGCCAGGCTGACGATAAAGCCAAGAATTCGCCCAGGCCGCAATTTTCTCTTCACGCCCTGGTAGTGGTGCTTCATGCAACTGCGAGGTGGTCCGAGAAGGGGAGCAAAGCTGGACAGATCCATGGGGTCTTGACTTCTTCTTGGCAGGAAGGACTCCATCATCTTTGGTCTCAGGCAGAGTGGAAGTATCTCCAATCACTGCAGCCAATGATGGGTAGGAATGGCTACGAGGGCAGGGATCTGACAGGCCACACTGGTTCACCGATTGGTTTGCATCTTCTTTCTCCTTTTAATCCCAATGGAGGCCCTTCAGTCGGACTCCAGGGTCTAGCCCATTTAAGGGCTTCCTCATATTACTCCctggacacaaacatacacaaacaaacatttgaattcagaaCTATCCCTATCCCAACATTAGAGACAcgtagtacaaaaaaaaaaaaaaaaaaaaagcaagcatcgCAATCCAATCAGATTCAATACAAGAGATGGAACACAACTTAATCTCAGCAAAGATTCCAAATAATGTTCGGTTTGAAAAGACACTGTCAAAGTGTAATTAATCGACTGGAATGTTGATTAATGTATGCACAGCATCATAATGAGGACTCTCTGACTATCATGAAGCTCAGTGAGATCGAGGCCGTATAGGGAAGAGGTGGGCatactacggcccgcgggccaaatccggcccgttggtctttctaatccggcccgccaaaagttggtacacaattaaggttcgatgtcaacgactgcattcatttcatttggacttgtaatgacaggcatttcaacgccaggtggcacagttgcagagcatagggaggaagggggagacgatacggaagcctgcagtggcgccaagtcaagcaaatcctgttcgatacgacggaataatgtactcttaaagtctgaaaaacgtgcgaaaaaatgcaaatgactgCTTTttgaataaagaaatccaactaccggtaatattatgttgaatttagttcacccttttgatccggccctccataatattttctggttctcatgtggccctatgcaaaaaataattgcccacccctggtataggGCAATGAATTTGGCCACCAACGCAACTACATTTTCTCAATGATAAATATATTGTAACTGGAATACCACTTTCACAGTCTAACTGAACTATACAATCATTTGCAAACTAAACATGAGTTTGTCATTGACCAACTGAGGAAAATGATTGCGTAGAAAACAACGGCAAAAGGTTTATTTGGTCAGACATGATCAAATGAAGGAAAATTGACTGCATTTTCAATGCCGAATTTAAGTACCGGGTGTTTATTTTAGTCCTGCTTGCAATCAGGAGGAATCTTTTTGACCGTATTCTGTGGCTGCAGCAGCCTTCTTAAAATTGTGCTGAGAACCTGAGAGCAAATGACATTCGTGAAAGCTTATTAGGAGGCTCCCTAATCCCTGATAAGATATACTTAGATAAGCCACAGAGCCAGCATACTGCTGCTgcgccaagtcaaaaagtagACATTGTCACAAATCAAAAGTCCATTTTAGCATCCTAACTAAAAATAGCATACAGGAGTAACATTTTACGTATCACTTTCAAACTTCCTCAGCGTTCATTTTACACCTAAATAAAAACGAATAACATTTTCAATTAGAAGGTAGTCGTGTCTGGTAACCACAGAGGTACAACGGAGATACGGTATACCGGTATGACAGTATATCCAAACACAAAAGCAGAAAATGTGAATATATGATACTGGTATGGAAAAGGAAATCCTCACCTCAGTTGATGGTTGCTCTGCCAGCTGGCGTGACGGTGGAATAATATTTCACTCAATTCAATCCGCAAGTAAATGTTCCAATCGGATGTTTGGTTCAAAGTTGGCAATGGCAAATTCTCTGTGAGATCTTCGTCCCTGAGAAGAAGTTCCAAAGGGGAAAGGAGCCAAGTGCTGAACACCAAATGCTcctccctcgctctctctctctattccTCCCCCTTCGACGCTGCCTCCCACCTTCTGCATTTCCCCGTTCCTCCCACTGCCATTCGACAGTCAAGTGAAGTCCAACGTTGGTCTTGCCTCTACTCCCGCCGCCACCTCTCACCTCACCCCGCCATCCCTTCTCTTCATCCTCACACCCAAGTCGATGGGTGTTGTCAGCCTCAACCAGCTTACGGCGTGATAAAGCTCTGGCCGATCGTGCCATCGGGTCACTGGCCTGCGCTTGAAGCCCTGGAAAACTATCCCAAGTACTGTACTGCTGATGTAACAGCAAAGGTCGACTGGGACGCCGCGCAATAtcgtttagagcaggggtcacaaAAACCTTGATGAAACGGaaagctacttcttgggtactACTGAATAATGCGAAAGGTTGATCGACAATTTCTGAAGTCACATATTTGCTCAAATTACATCTATGCTACACTTAACGATGAATTATGTAAAGACATTGTTTATTCAAACAATAATTATGAAGAATGATTTCCCAAGGTAGGAAATAGAAGTACTTTATTTCTGTCACTCTCTTCAAAGTGTTTACCGTTCCCTCCCAAACCACAGAGCACTGTTGGATTTCAATCATCTGGTCTTTTGATTCTCATCCCCTACTGTTGCTATCCAATTACACAGGAGCATACTTAATGGAGTGGCCCTCTCACTTTCACTCACCAGCAAAtgatgctgtcgaaggcttAGAGAAAGACTGGGTCCATCCCCCATCAAAATCCTCTACCATCTGGGAAGACATTTATAgtaaatggggaggggggggggggcaaacctaTTTGTCCTCACTCTGCATTCACATGTTGGAGAATATGTTGTTACAGCCCGAGGTGACTTTTTGATCGATTAACAATGTTTGAAGATAGTAGTTGCTAAATTAAGGCTAGCACAATGTCGTGTCAGGGCTCAACGTGTTATATAACTCAGCAAAATAAGCTATCCTCCTTTCAAGTTACCCTGAGACATAGTAGCTCTCCTGCATGACCTgaaataatcaatcaatcaatcaatctctTCTCATGCGAGAGAAACCACACTTGACCTTGTGTACCACAAGAAGCACGCTAGCCTTTTATTTCTCTGTTGGTGGTGGGGTCGCCTGTAAAATGTCTGCcttcaatcaaatcaaaaaggatCGATCTGGAAAGCATCAGAAAACACAAGCATCAGAATGTGACTTCACGACATTGTGGATATGTGAGAGTGCCGACTTTTGTTGGTGAGAGGGTCATAGCTTCTTCAAGAGGAATGCtatcaacaaaatgaaaaaaaattatcgacGGTTGACAGGAAATTAGTGAAATGTCTTGAACCAACGCTTCAGTGTTTAGGTCAGCGGAACACCTGGCTATCCCGAAATCTCCAACAATGCTTGTTACCATAGAGTGAATTACCATTTGGTAATTACCATTGATGGTAATTACCAATCAATTACCATTGATTTATTGGTGCAACCCTGGTTGagcagctacaaaaaaaaaacggtgactCCTGGCATGTGGATAGCTGTATTTTCCTCTTTATTaggcacaaaaaaatgcattctacAAGGAGGCAATGCAACATGTGACAATGTAGCTCATCTTGTTGAGGATAACAAGCAGCATTCTCCACCGTTTGACCTTGGCTTTCAAGTACAATTATTGATTCGTTTATCTTCAGTCTACTTGTCTCAAGGTAAGGACCCAACCCGGTTTGTGCCACTTCAGAGGACAATtatctcctcttcttcctgaTTACGAAAACTATGTAAAAGCAAATCACCCACCATGTTATGCCCACGTGATTCGGGTCCTCACCATGTAAGTGCTTCTCTCCTCATCACCACTTTCTCCCCTATCCTCAGCATTTGGCCTTCTTTCCATAGCTGTCCACCACCTCTGGCGAGACGCTTTCATCTTCGCTTACATCTGCCGTCACAGCCTTGCCAACCAGCTGGAAGATGTCCTCAGCCGCTACGCCCATGGGCTCGGCCACCTTCACTGTTAACATGTCCAGACTGAGGACAGTTCCTTTGGTGATCTTCACCTTGGCCACAACTGACTTCCCCAGCTGGAGAAAAGAAATGTCATTATGAttcattttacaaattcaaCGTTTACTCACATTTTCAATTGTTCTCAAACACaaatcatctttattttaattcaatatagtagattttttttttttaaacaaaggccTAGACATTCTCTATACACAGGCAGCGAGTTCTTTTATGCTTGAAAATCTTGTCAGGCGCATTCAATTTAGCACTTCCACCTAGAGCATGGCCCATAAACTGCATTTGCTATTCACTTACTGCTAACCGGCAAGTGCCGAATCCACCTGAACGGGTTATACCAACTTGTAGAGCGCTTTGTGTAGTCCTTATGTTATCCAATGCTCTTTATCAAGCCTCatattcacttttttaaaacatactctAGCAACCTTCACAAGTTTTGTGGTTTCCGATGGTACCGGGGGGCGGTGAAGACGAAAAGATGGGCGACACCGGAGGGCGCGGGAGAGGGTATGGAGAAATGACACTGCAACTTTCAAGCTACGCAACGGCGAGCATTGTTGTTTTGGCCAACGGTCAATACTTTGTGTTCTCATAAAAGTATTTGCTGCTAGCTCACCGCTTGGCACGATTGGTCCAAACTATAGACTGCAATATTTGCATggtgtacagtacatacacCCAGTAGTTGCAATAATGTACTTTGTCTTGTTATCTCATCGAGCTCCCATGTCTTGCAGAGTGGAGATACGGCACCTTGTCACGACACGGCTTCTCACAAGGTAGCATCTTCTTGAGACCACTTCCCAGTGCCCTCTCCACCAGTCGGATGGAACGAACCAGCTCGGCCAGCTCGGACGCCTCCAGGGATGCTGCATGGTCACTTCCCTTCCAAGTCTTGTCCAGTGTGATGTGACGCTCTATGACCTTTGCCCCCAGAGCAACAGCCGCCACTGAAATACTGATTCCGGACTCATGGCCAGAATACCCAATTGGGATATCGGGGAATTCCTTCTGGTATTCCTGTTGATGACAAGAGGGTTTTAAGATACATAATGCTTCTAGCATTTCATTGGGTTTAGTCCTTTTTGTTCGATTTACTGTGATAACTCTGAGGTTGACATCCTCAGGCTCAAGGGGGTAGGCACTGGTACACTGCAGGATCGCGAAATTTTGGTTGTGCTCCTTCACTGTCTTGTACACCCGACGCATCGTCTCCATGGACTGCATCCCACTGGAAATCACCATTGGACGCCCTGACACATACACAAGTGGGAAAACGTGATGCTAATTCATATTAAAGTAGAGCTATTCAATGGATGTCTTACAATTGCGATTGCCTTTCTAATTTGTCGCGATGAGTTGTCAGGTGCAATCTACTAAAATCAATGTTTCTCAACCTTGGTTGAGACAAGGCACATAATTTGACATAAGAAACATCTCACAGcaaaccaccaaacaaaaatgtcggaacaatactgaaataatgatcatCTCGTTGAAACGTACTTAATTAatttggcgtgtgtgtgtgtgtgtgtgtgtgtgtgtgtgtgtgtgttcacacgAGCTTCTATGTGCTTTAACTATCCTGTTGCGTGAATGGCAACAGTTGAAGCAGTTGAAGACATAGGTTAGTTAtgcaccttctgccatctagtggggaACATTTAATTCTTCTGCCTGTGACTATATTTCACTGGAATGCAGTAAAGAGTTGAATAAAGGGCCACAGTGGGCCACACACAATTGAGGAAATACATTCCCATGGCCCCGAGAAGAGGAAATGCTGTAATTTGGAAGTGATTAACGAAATAATTTGGGTTTTCCCACCTTTTTTGGCAGTCTTCTCCAGGTAAGGGAAGTTGTTGGTGTCTCCTGAGCCCACTTTAAAGAAAGGCACATTTAGCTCATGGAGGAATTCTACCGCCATCTAAAATGTAGAATAAATGTATCACATAcagtttaaagcaaaaaaaaaaaatgcaaatacattCCATGACCGACCTCATCCATCCCTGAGGCAGTGAAGAAGATTCCCACTTCCTTTGCGTATGTCTGTAACTCTTTGTACTGGTCATGGCTGAACTCCAGGTGGCGTTTATGTTCACCATAGGTTTCCCCCCACGAGTGTTTGGCCTTGTATGGACGCTCTAATGCGCGTTTGTTGAACTTGTATTGCAGCTCACTCTTCTGGAACTTGGCACAATCAGCACCACAATCCTGTCAAAGTGCCAAAAAAAGTGAGGCCtgaatgcatacctgtcaacttgtacgttttgCCCGTATTTTATACAtgttttatcatttcaaatcatgtacggcgtattacaacttttatacgaggggaaaaaacaattttgaaccgatctcacaaagaccattttggctcaaatccagattgtctcacctgctgggagccaacgacaatgccgttgTCGATCGCTACtgttgtcacggcaaaccagcaaaagtaatcttCAATCGTATCTTTTTGTCATCGCTGAGTACGGTCGGATTTATAAAACATGATGTGCGCATTCGCGATAAACCGTTGTACgggttattgttgttttgtatggggaatcgtaatcatttataagcgcAGCTATTATCCGAGATTGACAGGTATGTGAATGTGGTATGTAATGTGCAATTACACGAATTAAGTGAATCGAATGTCCTGCGTAAGAAGGAGAGGAGCCCCTTGATAGGGGGCACATATCACACAAGACAAATAAAACTTTAACCAGATAGGAGACCATTTTGAAATGACTTATTTTACTTGAGgctcctgtgattttttttatagttacTCAGCTTGTCCAAGACCATCTGTTGTTCAAcacaaaaagaactttgaacTGCATATTCGTGTAAACTTTTACCTTTgccattttgatcattttcttAGCGAGCTCGATGTCTCCCTGATGGTTTTGCCCAATTTCTGCGATAATGAAACACGGATAGTTGGCTCCGATCATCCGACCGGGGCAAAGTTCGAACTTTAAAGGCATGTTGACGAcggaaaagacaaacaaacacaaaatgtaacGATGAATGAAATTGCTCGTAGGGAAAGATAAAGCTGCTGCTTCCAGGAACTCAGGAAGGCCGACCCGGAACTGTTACCGTGACGCACATGCCGGAAGCG encodes:
- the LOC127612764 gene encoding sialic acid synthase-like, whose translation is MPLKFELCPGRMIGANYPCFIIAEIGQNHQGDIELAKKMIKMAKDCGADCAKFQKSELQYKFNKRALERPYKAKHSWGETYGEHKRHLEFSHDQYKELQTYAKEVGIFFTASGMDEMAVEFLHELNVPFFKVGSGDTNNFPYLEKTAKKGRPMVISSGMQSMETMRRVYKTVKEHNQNFAILQCTSAYPLEPEDVNLRVITEYQKEFPDIPIGYSGHESGISISVAAVALGAKVIERHITLDKTWKGSDHAASLEASELAELVRSIRLVERALGSGLKKMLPCEKPCRDKLGKSVVAKVKITKGTVLSLDMLTVKVAEPMGVAAEDIFQLVGKAVTADVSEDESVSPEVVDSYGKKAKC